A region from the Kryptolebias marmoratus isolate JLee-2015 linkage group LG9, ASM164957v2, whole genome shotgun sequence genome encodes:
- the atox1 gene encoding copper transport protein ATOX1, with translation MPKHEFVVGMTCTGCSDALTRVLNKLQDVKFEIDQPNNLVWIESDKDVDVLMETLKKTGKEVKYNGTK, from the exons ATGCCT AAGCACGAGTTTGTGGTGGGGATGACATGTACTGGATGTTCAGATGCTCTGACCAGAGTCCTCAACAAGCTGCAAG ATGTGAAGTTTGAGATCGATCAGCCGAACAACCTGGTTTGGATCGAGTCCGATAAGGACGTGGACGTCCTCATGGAGACGCTGAAGAAAACCGGGAAGGAGGTCAAATACAACGGCACGAAATGA